The following are encoded in a window of Candidatus Desulfatibia profunda genomic DNA:
- a CDS encoding HEPN domain-containing protein yields MKNLDKANEWLQRAKSNMARAKAGRVSPDILYEDLCYDAQQAVEKAFKSVCIIHEIVFPKTHDIAYLIELLEKGGVEVPENLQNAKILTGYAVETRYPGDYEPVDEEDLRKAIEIAKEVLKWVKKEMDEGQRPPDP; encoded by the coding sequence ATGAAAAATCTTGATAAGGCAAATGAGTGGTTGCAAAGGGCAAAAAGCAACATGGCGCGCGCAAAGGCGGGCAGGGTTTCACCTGACATACTTTATGAAGACCTTTGCTATGATGCCCAGCAGGCTGTGGAAAAAGCTTTTAAATCAGTATGCATTATTCACGAGATCGTTTTTCCTAAAACCCACGATATTGCTTATCTCATTGAGCTATTGGAAAAAGGCGGCGTGGAAGTGCCCGAAAATTTGCAAAATGCAAAAATATTAACAGGTTATGCCGTTGAAACCCGTTATCCGGGGGACTATGAACCGGTGGATGAAGAGGACCTTAGAAAAGCAATCGAGATTGCAAAAGAGGTTCTGAAGTGGGTGAAAAAGGAAATGGACGAAGGTCAACGTCCTCCTGATCCTTAG